In the Triticum aestivum cultivar Chinese Spring chromosome 2B, IWGSC CS RefSeq v2.1, whole genome shotgun sequence genome, GAAACAAATTGGTGcaagaaatgagaaataaaaaggGTGGGTAGGTTCAAACTCGCGACTTCATTTACTTGAACGCACTAGCGAACCACTCCACCAAACCTAGTTTCATGCATACCTGGAGATAAATTTACTTTTACACTGGACACACACTATTTTGCTCGAATCTATTTTCCCAGGGTTGGCCAGAAAAATAGGTTTCCAAAAAAAAATCGCCAGAAATTTTTAAATGAAATTCGATTATAAAGCACACGTTAAAATGTATAATGTTTAACCCAAAACGCACACAAACTTGTTCACGACCAAGATTTTTTTATTCCAGTTTTCTTTAGAAGGAGCTGCAAAATCCTGTTTTCGAAATATCTCGGCAATTATGGTTTTTTTTGCCTGAAATGTTGAAATAAATTTTTAATTTAATTTTTTAATGTCTAAATATATTTAGTTTAACTAATTACTTTATAAGTGCTTCCTGTACAGTGGTCAGCCCGACTCCTACACTATAAAAAAGTCGCGAGTCGAATTCATTGTTGCGGCAACTAGAACAATATTTTAAATAACGTAATTTTCTCAAATGAGCGTGAGTAacacaaaaaatatattttaccAAAAGTGGGTCTCATATTGTATGCCCATATGAGGATTTAAGTTACGTTCATGTATTGTTAGACTAGTTTCTCTCCTTTAAATTCAAAATTTTGGGCGCTCAATTTTTTCTCTGAATGGAGATTTAGTTAGCAATTTTTTTTGGATattggtagtcgtcattgcaaaaACATAAACCTCGTATTTCTCTTTTTGAGCTCAAAAAGGTACTTAGTGTACTGGGTAGCTCATGTGCGCCGGTGTGTTATTAGGTGGTCGTGGGTTCGAACCCATCGTCTGcagccttttttattttatttgaggGCTATTTTTCATAATTAAATAAATTCGATGGCTTTTGTGCAAAAGAAAAAATTGTGCGCGTCGCCCCAAAGTGATATCTGTCACTGATAGCGGGTCTGTACCTACATGGCATACCATGCCGACGGTGTATGTGCGCGCAAACAGCCGGAGTGACCGTATTTGCTCCTAAACATAAGTTAGATCATAAAAAAAACGTATTTTTAAAGTTTTAGCACCAAACTGCACATCCGATACAAGTTCTATGACTGACTGTGATATTACCTCTTATAATTTTGCAAAGCATTTCACTGAGCTGGTTGCCATGGAAGGGAGAGCTGTTACTACTAGTGCTATTTCATCACATCGGGAAAAAGCAATGGTTCGATTGGTTGAGTGTTCATGTTCAGTAAAAAGGTGAAATATTCGAAATGTGGCCGTTCTGGAATCTCGCATCGAGGGAGGACCCACGGTTGTCTGCTTGTCTGTGATCCAACAGCATTGAATATACCCCAAACCGCCAGGTGATTCAGACTTTCAAATCAGCTCCCCGCATCTTCTTCCAAATCACCTACCTTGTGGACAAACACTGCACACCTGGGGCGATTCAGGAGGCCGAAGCCTCACAAGAGCAGGAGAACTATCACACTCCCTCCGTTTTTTTAGTCTACATATAAAACTTGTCCGAAGTtttgactaactttatagaaaaaaatatcaacattcataatacaaaaaaatatcattagatgcatcatgaaatttatTTTATACTGTACTATTTAGTATATGTTGATATTTTTAATGCAAAATTGGttaaactttgtgtagtttgacttcaAATTTcatatgcgaagtaaaaagaaacggagggctACACAGGTTCCGTAAGATTCTGCAGTTCCATCGATGGCCATATATGGGTTCTGCTCCAGGAGAGAACTCCAAAGATTGAGAGGAGCTGCTGCAAGAAATACTATTCAAAAGTAGAAAGACGGCCGTACCCGGTACGCCGGTCGCTCTCACTACTAGTCTTCCGTCTTCAGTGCTCCCTTCACTGCCGAGGGCCGAACAAGGCGGCTGCCATCGTCGTTACCGTTTGACGGTTTCTGGCTCACGCGATTGCGTGCGGCCTCGTTTGTTCCCCACGCCGGACCAAACCCCTCCCCCCGTCCTTCCGTTATTTTTCTCCCACAGCTGCTTTCTCTGTGCACTCCGCACTCGCACTCGCACCGCGCAGCTTTCCGCCTCGCCccgctccctcctcctccccctccgcgCCCCCCGAAACCCTCGAGAGGctctgcgcggcggcggcggcagcgcagcCATGGACTCGGCGGCGTCGCTCCTCGAGGCGTACCGCCGCGACCGGCGCCGCCTCCTGGgcttcctcctctcctccgccgGCGGCCGCGCCGTCGACCTCNNNNNNNNNNNNNNNNNNNNNNNNNNNNNNNNNNNNNNNNNNNNNNNNNNNNNNNNNNNNNNNNNNNNNNNNNNNNNNNNNNNNNNNNNNNNNNNNNNNNNNNNNNNNNNNNNNNNNNNNNNNNNNNNNNNNNNNNNNNNNNNNNNNNNNNNNNNNNNNNNNNNNNNNNNNNNNNNNNNNNNNNNNNNNNNNNNNNNNNNNNNNNNNNNNNNNNNNNNNNNNNNNNNNNNNNNNNNNNNNNNNNNNNNNNNNNNNNNNNNNNNNNNNNNNNNNNNNNNNNNNNNNNNNNNNNNNNNNNNNNNNNNNNNNNNNNNNNNNNNNNNNNNNNNNNNNNNNNNNNNNNNNNNNNNNNNNNNNNNNNNNNNNNNNNNNNNNNNNNNNNNNNNNNNNNNNNNNNNNNNNNNNNNNNNCTGAAAATTGAATTGGGCTAACTGTCGGTTGCGTGCGTGCGTTTCTGTTGATATATCAGGCGCGCAGTTCGACGCTTCGGAGGCCACTAGGAGATACTTTGACGACAGGAGGTACCCGATCATGGTATGTCTGAGCTGGCCGCTCGAAATTTCCCATCCATTTCAGCTCCCAAGTTTGATCTGGCACCTTGTTTCGTTGGATAATTGCTCCTGGTCAATCAATGAGTGGTGTTATATCAACAGAAATTCTTAGGGGCTGGTGGGGGGACGGAAGCTAAGAGTGATCCTAATGTTTGCCCCCCTCTAGTTAATAGTAAGAATGCATTCAAATTGCGTGCAACAACAGCAATAGGAGCGTTACAGAGCCATAGTTTAATGGAAGCCTATGCTGAagtctaatactccctccgttcctaaatatttgtctttttagagatttcaacaagtgactacatacgaagcaaaatgagtgaatctacactctaaaatatgtctatatacatccgtatgtggtagtctatttgaaatctctagaaagacttaggaatggagggagtagatgcgTATTCACCTTGCAGTAAAAAACCCATTAATAACAGGGCTGTATGGTGCAAATATTTGTATGCAGCTAGACATGAATCCATCCTCAATGCTAATCAGTATGTTACTGTAGTTAAATATCTGAGATGACTAGCCTTTGATGCGAAGAATAGAGTTTTACCAGATTTAAGCAGCCCTCCATGATTTTCGAGGTTTATACGCGTGTTGCGCTTCTGCACAATACTTTATATGAAGATAATAATTACTCGTCTTGCCCTACCATGTTTGATGTTTTGTACGGAGTGTTAAACATAAACCCATTACACCTTGGTCTGTAATTCACCAATTAAATGCTAGAAGTTAAATAACATTTTAATGATCCATGAACTACTGCTTGCAATTTTTCTGCAAATGTTAAGAATTTTCCATTCAACAgacgagctcgccatcagggaacTCATATTTTCTTCTTTCAAGGCCAGAAGGCTCTGGTTCTCCTCCAAAGAAAGTAGCACCAGACATTGGACCCGAACCACCTGCAGAAGAGAACTCAAGTAGAGCAAGGAAACATAGTGATTCTTTTAAAGTAGCAGTTAACATTCAGGGAGCATCCTATGTTCTGAAGGATCTTAGTTTGACAAATACGACTCCTCAGCAAGCCAAAGAAATGGATCTTCTTTCTCTAGGTTTACCTAGATTAAATGCAGGTAGACAAATGTCCATGCTTCATTTGTGCTGTGCTTTGCTCCCCCCGTCCTCTTTTTACGAAGGGCAAGTATGATTTCCTAATTTGTATTGTTGAACTAATTATGTACTCTGTATTCGACCTTTAAGAATTGTCTGATGATGATCTAAGAGAAACAGCTTATGAGGTCCTTCTTGCTTCTCTATTTGTCAGGTAATTCACACATAAACTCGACTCTATGTGCCTATTCATATTTACACCATTGACTCATTGTTGTGATCTCTTCCTTAATGATATGTAACCAACAGTGGAAAAATGTACTTTGCTGAAgagaagagagaaaagaagcctAAGTTCTTGAAGGGTTTGAGGTCCAAGACTGAAGGATCTAATTCAGCACCTCAGATGGAAAATTATTATACTCACCATCTTGATTTGATCCGAGTACAAATGGAGGCAAGGTCCTTCACCAATTTCTGCACTATCCCGTCTTTTTGTTAGTTTAACTAAAAATAACATTTGTGATTTGCTTTTGAAATACCTGGCAACGATAGCAAGATTCTTTATGTTCATATAATGCCAAACTTATGTGGTCTCCCTTCATTCCATGTGTTATTTTATTGAGGACTGGAAGTGTGCATACTGCATAATGATCTGAGGAGGATTAGACTATCGAAGGACTCTATTTGTTTTCCCTTTTATCTGCCCTTTAAAATACCATTTTCTTCTTGTTTTCTGGATTCCAAATTTTCCTGTGGTGATCCGAGGACAGAAGGTTCTAGCTAAGAGAAGTTTATTCTTTTTGGTTCTTGGTGATTTTGAACTTCTTTTTTTATTCCGTTTCCCTGATTATGATACAAGGGGATAGTGTGGATAGAACTCACTATAAGAACACATTCTTTCAGATATCAGAATCTATGGATACATTGGCTAAGAGAGCTTTAAGACGTATTGGTTCGAAGATGGTGCAGGGACAACTTGACGTGCCTTGCATATCACTACAGCTCTTAAGCTCTGTTGGCAAATTTGATTTCCCAACAGAAAGATTGCGTGTACAATGGCAGAGAAGACAGGCAAGAATCTTTAGTTGTTTCTCTCTACAGCATGGATGCTTGTTTAAACTATTATTCACAATTCTGCTGTCCAGGCAAATGTTCTAGAAGAATTACTTCTGTTCTCAGCATCTCGTGAGTGCAGTATGAGTGAAACATTGCGGATAGTTCTCTCCAAGCTAAAAAATACAGAGGCAAGTACCATTATCCATATCTTACATCACTTTGTATTGATTAATGTTACTAGTGTCTCATCAATTGTTTAATCTTTCTCTTCAAGTTGGCCTCAGTCTCGATATTGAGTTGCGTCTGTATTTGCACCATAAACTATTCCAGGACTGGGTTGTGAGTGTTCCTGATGGGCGTATTGAGGTCTTGACTATTATTGAAAGATACAATACAAGACTATCTGCAGCTCCAAAGAAGTTTGGCCTTAAAGGCGAAACCTACCATTGGACTCAGAGCTATCATTTTAATTCTAGGCTATATGAGAAACTTCTCTCCAGCGTCTTCGATATTCTTGAAGATGGACAACTTGTAGaggtttgtttttctttttggtatGATTAGAAAAAACACACCCTGCTTTTATTGCATATATAGCTGAATTATTCTTGAACGACAATGTGCCATTAAGTCAAAGGTTGCAGCATCTTGAGTTCCTGACAGTGTTATTCTGTTTGCTACCAGGAGGCTGATGAAATACTTGAAACAATGAAGCTGACCTGGCCTATATTGGGCATTACCCGAAAGTTGCATGACGCCCTGTATGCTTGGGTGCTTTTCCAGAAGGtctatttactactccctccgtccggaaatacttgtcatcaaaatggataaaaagagatgtatctagaactaaaatacatctagatacatccccttttatccattttgaagacaagtatttccggacggagggagtactatgtttgTTCCTCATTTTCTATCAGAAGAATTCTACTTTTCAACCCTGAATTCTGGCAAAAGTTCATTCTCCAACTCTGAACTCTAAGACCGGTTGGTTCACAACCTTCAACTATTGAAACCATGCTTTTTTCACCCTCTGGTAGTTTCACAAGTGGTTTTGGGTGATGTGGATGACGTGTCCACCCATCATTGCCATGTCACCAAGTTCCATGTATTCATCTGTTCCTAACAATTTTTCTTACATCTCTAGCATTTTTTGTGGTTTTTTTAATCCAAATGGTGGGGCTTGTTTTAGATTGTGTTTCATGGTAATATTTGTTTGTTCATGGCAGTGAGGTGGCGGACACATGGCATCCATGTCAGTTAAAACCACCTGCAGAACCATCTGAGGGTGAAAAGTATGTTCCAGTAGATTGGGTTTGTAACTAAAACGGTTTTAGAGTCCAAGGCTGAAAACTGAACTTTAGCCAGAGTTCAGGGTTGAATAATAGGCATTTCTTTTGTAGTAGCAAGTTGTTCGTCCGTTGGCATTATAATCATGCAGAAGACCCATTTGTCACAAACAGATAGAAGGAATATAAACATTATATTTTTATTGGCGCTACCAGAAAAATGACATGCATGTTTGAAACAGTGAACTCACTTTTGCCATGGACAATATATAGCATAGACTACACATACTGGTTCAAATTTGGCTGATAATATAGTACTACAAAAAATTGTGGACCTAAAATACTGGGTTAAGCCACATGATTGGGTGGTTCTTGTGGGCAAAAACAACTCAACTTCGGGGGCAGTTTAGAAAACTGCATGGATCCCACTTGTCAGAGCAAAGGGAGTGGCAAACGGGTCAGCGCCACCAACTGTTATATTTCCAGTGCTGTAGAAGCACCTAATTTCCAGTGCTGTAGGTTCATTTTTCAAAATGACTGCATAGTGAATGTATAGGTTCTCCATCAGATTACCTTCATTTCCAGTGCTGTAGAAGCACCTAATTTTATGTTATTTTGAAGGGCAGTAGGGATTTGCTGATCTGTTATTTACTAACATGTTGAATGGCATTGACATATGTTGTTTGGTGAACTTAGCAACGTAGAATTGGGAAACGTTTTCAGACTTATTCTTGAACAAATGGTACAGTTCATTGTTTCAATCGATTGTCTTGTGAATGATAATAAAATAATTCGTTTTTACTCTGCTTACTTCATTTCTTACATGGAAAGCTTCTTTCTTCCATTCTTCAAAAATGTTATTCTTGGCAAGAGCATTTTGTTAGTGCTAGTGCCATGCCAGTGATGTCATACTGATTTGTATGGTTATTTTCCTTCTGTTCAGTTTGCTCAAACTGGGGAAATTCTTCTACTGAAACAGACAGACCTTCAGATACAGAAACTAAAGTTACATAGTAATGTTAGAGAAGCAGAGCTGTATATAGATAGCTTTGTTTGTTCTGTGGAAGGATTTGGCAGCAATGGCGCTCTAAATTTGGTGGACAGTGCCCTTCTTAAAATAAACATGTGGTGCCATAGACAACTGAAGAATTATCACTTATACTTCAGTCAGGTTTGTTACCTCCCTTGTTTGAATCCTTAAATGTTTCAGCTGAGGATTTTTGTAATCCATCAGGCCATCAACCTATAGCTAGATATGCCTTCATGTTGTACCAAACCTGTTAACACAAGTTATATCATTTAATTACTGTTCTGTAATTCATGAAGGATGAATAGAGGATTATAGCCTAGGTCATCTGTATTACTTCTTAGATGCACTCTTTGGTTCAGGCTGGTGTTGAAGTTAACCTGACTGTCTTGTGACCTATGGTTTGACAAATGTTTATATCCATGTCCATGTTAGAAATTTATCATAGGCCAAGCAGATGATGGAAGTATAGTTTCTTGAATCATAACCATGGTCTGCCAATTTTTTTATTGCCGAATAAACATAAGTTTTCTGTTTCTCTGCTGTAATTCTTTTGTATGCTATTTTCTGTGTCTCTGCGGATTTTTCTTTAGTTAGGCTTTAGGATCATTTTTCTAGATTTTCGCTCTTTTTGGCCTTTGCCTGTACTTCGTGTCACATtttctacaacaacaacaaagcctttagtaccaaacaagttggggtaggctagaggtgaaacccataagatctcgccaccaactcatggttctggcacatggatagcaagcttccacacacccctgtccatggctagttctttggtgatactccaatccttcagatctctctttacggactcctcccatgtcaaattcggtctaccccgacctctcttgacattatccgcACGCTCTAGCCGTCCGCCATGCACTGGAGcctctggaggcctgcgctgaatatgcccaaaccatctcagacgatgttggacaagcttctcttcaattggtgctaccccaactctatctcgtatatcatcattccggactcgatccttcctcgtgtggccacacatccatctcaacatgcgcatctccaccacacctaactgttgaacatgtcgtctTTTAGTCCGCCagcactcagcgccatacaacattgcgggtcgaaccgctgtcctatagaacttgccttttaccttttgtggcactctcttgtcacagagaatgccagaagcttggtgcGACTTCATCCATCTgtctttgattcgatggttcacatcttcatcaatacccccatcgttctgcagcattgaccccaaatatcgaaaggtgtccttctgaggcaccacctgcccatcaaggctaacctcctcgcgcctagtagtactgaaaccgcacctcatgtactcggttttagttctactgaGCCTAAATCTCCATATGCAGGTCCTccttttgctccctgtatctctccataagttgtcgtaccaagaaatggtttccatggtcgacctcccaggcatgaaaccaaactgatttctGGTCACggttgtcattcttcttaagcggtgctcaatgactctctcccatagcttcattgtatggcaagcttaattccacggtaattagtacaactctgaacatcccccttgttcttgaatattggtactaatatactccgtctccattcttctggcatcttgtttgcccgaaaaatgaggttgaaaagcttggttagccatactatctctatgtgatacaatcagggcccatcgccttgcctcctttcatcctttttaaagcctccttgacctcagacttctggattcgccgcacaaaacgcctgctggtatcatcaaaggagtcgtccagttcaatggtagaactctcattctccccattgaacatcttatcaagtactcccgccatctatgcttaatgtCCTCGTCCTTCACTAGGAGTtggtctgctccgtccttgatgcatttgacttggccaacatccctcgtcttcctctcccggatcttggccatcttatagatgtccgtTTCGCCTTCCTTCATGCCTAACGTGCCTAACTGGTGGTAGAGTCCTCATACGCCTGACCCCTTGCTTCACTgatagctcgctttgcggccttcttcgccatcttgtacttctctatgttgtctgcactcctttCCAGGTATAGGCGGCTGAAACAATCTTTCTTCTCCTTAAtcaccttctggacatcatcattccaccgcCAGGTATCCTTAGCTTAGCTTCTCCTTCCcatggacactccaaactcctcccaggCCACCTTACggatgcaagtcgccatcttcatccacacattgtccacatcccctccttcctcccaagggccctccttaatgaccctctccttgaacgcctgaactacctcccccttgagcttccactaCTTCGTTCTAGCGTCTTTGGCACACTTATCCCGCTGggcacgaatccgaaagcggaagtcagcaaccaccagcttatgccgagggacaacactctctccaggtatcacttTACAATCTAGGCacacacgcctatcttctcttctcaagaggatgaaatcaatctggctagagtgttgaccACTATTAAAAGTCactagatgtgattctctctttttaGAGAGGGTGTTAGCCACGATCAtgtcgtaggctagagcaaagcttaagacatcctctccttcttgattcttgatgccatagccaaagcccccatgcaacccttcaaaacctgtgttagatgtacccacgtggccattgaagtctcctcctatgaagagcttctcgccaatCGGTACACTACTAACCATGtcctccaggccttcccagaactccctcttggtgttctcattgaggcctacttgcggggcatacacgctgataacattgagaactaagtccccaactaccagcttgaccaggataatccggtccccacactcttgacgtctaccactccatacttgaggctcttgttgatcaagatgcctacgccatttctgttagcagccgtccccgtgtaccacagcttgaagccggtatcctccacctccttcgccttctgtcccctccatttggcttcttggacgcaaaggatatcaacgcCTCTCCTtgccgctgcatcaactagctcccgaagcttccctgtcagagaccctatgtTCCAGCCTATGTTTATAAAGCGGTAAAGCGAAGCGAGGCGCTTGGGGGGCGCCTCACTGCTTAAGCGATAAAGCGTAAAGCGAGGCGACGCTTTAGACAGACTCTGAACCTGATGGGCAGTATAATAGAGCACCATTTAGTGAGACATATATATGTTGATTCTAATCCACCAGTGAGCCCATATATTCTGATCCATCCACTAAGCAGTAAGCAACTAGCCAATTGCTATAAGAGAGGCAGTAGCACCTAACAGCAGAGGAGTTGTGCATAGCATAACACACAACAGAGCAGAAAAGGCTGGTGCAGATCTGAGGAAGCTGCTGCCAGAGGAGAGAGGAAAGAGCTGAAAGCCTGGATATTTGCACGCTCTGGTTTTggttctctctctttctttcccctCCTGTAACTGTTTCAAATGTGAGCCCAGCCCTGTTTCCCTGCCAGGAATCTCTGTACCCTGCCTGGCAAGTCTAAGGCGTCCTCTCTGCcttaaagcgccaatcaggacgcCTAAGCAGGCGCTTCAGACGCTTTAGTGTCTAAGGCGGACGCCTTAGACACATGTCTAAAGCGAGTTGGACGCTTTGAGCCTGGAGGGCGCTCTAACGCTTAAGCGTCGCTTAAGCGACGCTTTAGGGACGCTTTACAAACAGaggttccagctacctaagcggatGCTCCTAGGCTCGCGCTCGACTAGCTTCCTAGACAAATGCATGTTCGAGAAAAAAACTTGAGTTCAAAACACTTAAAACAGTTGCAGATGCAGGTTAGTCATCCATTATTATTTGTCTCATGAGTCATGGCCTTCACCTTAATCAGTTTTGACAATGATTTAGTGCGAGTTGCATTTGTTTTTTTCTGAAAGTTATTTTTATATAGGGAAAGAAGGGGTTGGCCCTTCCGATTTATATTACCAGAAACCAATCTGCAAAACTGGTATAATGCTGCGACAAAGTTTGCCATAAGAGCTTCTTAATGTTGCCTTTCTGCTGCAGGCTAACTGTTCAATCTTCGAGAGCATGCTGAACTTGGTATTACTTTCGGCGGCAAATCTtactgatgatgatgaggaagccATGGTTAGATATTTTTATAATTCTCCTAAAGTACTTCTATTCATACATGCACCCTCGTTAACCTGGAATGGAGCCTACCAACTAAAGGGGGAGTGGATGCACGATCCCACCATCCAGGAGGCCAGTACTGAGTCCTCAACAACTGAATTGGCATGCCTATTTTTCTTAATTAAATCAATACCTAATTCCTCGAGTGTATATCCAATGCATCCTGCCCTTAAATAAAAATATTCTTGTGTTAGTTTGACATAAGTGGAGATAATCTTTGAATATTGATGTAACATATTTAACTCCAAACTATCAAAGTCATATATACCCTGCAAGGCCTGACATAGTCATGATAATTGACACTAAGGTCCATTCAGCAGGGAAATTCTCAGAAAAGAAGTGTTTACAACTTGCTCAAACTAGGAAATACTTGCCGGTGAGCCGTACATGAACGTTCCTCATAAAAAAACATTTTCCTTAAAGATGTTATGTGGTAGATCACACATTTTGCTTTGTATGTCTACTTCCAGACTTTAGTCATGACCTACAGAATGTGAGGAGATAAGAAACAAAAAAAGTTTCACTTGGATCAGATTGTTCACTAGTCATGTTCGTACCGTGGTTGATAATGTAATCAATGCTGTAAGGAGTTAAGATAAGATGTAGATCATCATCTTGAAGGCCTGAATTGATCTTTCTCATAGTAATTCCGTCAATTCTTTTGACAGTGTTAATAAAACACGGACACGAGTGCTCCCTTTTGGCCAGTTTGATCCCTCTTGTCATCTAAAGTCACTTGGGGTGTTTTGGCTCATCAGTTAGTTTGTCTTGTGTGTTGGATGCTAACTTCTCTTGTTCCCCTTATTAGGCCTTGTTTGAATGGCCTGGGATCTGTCCCATCCAAACAAGGCCTCATTAATAATTTTTGGTTTCATTAAGACGCTCAAATTTGCCTCATAAGTTGCTTTCAGGGTTCACAGTGGAATGCTTTGATATATTTTCGATTTATTTCAGCTCATTGGGACCCCGCTTGGCAGTACACCAGAATCTACGTTGATCCACATACTCGTTGTCAGATCCATTCAAACTGCATATAAGAATGTGAGTTAAACCATCCTGTGTCCCACTATCAATACATTTGGCAAAAACTAGAGCATGA is a window encoding:
- the LOC123046281 gene encoding protein unc-13 homolog isoform X3; translation: MTSSPSGNSYFLLSRPEGSGSPPKKVAPDIGPEPPAEENSSRARKHSDSFKVAVNIQGASYVLKDLSLTNTTPQQAKEMDLLSLGLPRLNAELSDDDLRETAYEVLLASLFVSGKMYFAEEKREKKPKFLKGLRSKTEGSNSAPQMENYYTHHLDLIRVQMEISESMDTLAKRALRRIGSKMVQGQLDVPCISLQLLSSVGKFDFPTERLRVQWQRRQANVLEELLLFSASRECSMSETLRIVLSKLKNTEDWVVSVPDGRIEVLTIIERYNTRLSAAPKKFGLKGETYHWTQSYHFNSRLYEKLLSSVFDILEDGQLVEEADEILETMKLTWPILGITRKLHDALYAWVLFQKFAQTGEILLLKQTDLQIQKLKLHSNVREAELYIDSFVCSVEGFGSNGALNLVDSALLKINMWCHRQLKNYHLYFSQANCSIFESMLNLVLLSAANLTDDDEEAMLIGTPLGSTPESTLIHILVVRSIQTAYKNALISADGQSKAEFKHPLILLASELKLLVEKECSAFSPVLHKYYPEAGRVALTVFHLLYGQQLELFLEGSDHSENLKEILGASNSFELCIAQKLYSMYGEAAGSSLSNFLKPYMIDRFSSPIILQWLHAQHENVFEWTKRTIEIEDWEPLSVHRKLATSMVEVFRIVEETIDQFFNSSLPLDIVHLRSLLIGITSSLQVYLLHMENQQVSRATLLPVAPVLTRYAESINPFAKRKLIESAVREEKVANKLNNLTVPKLCVKLNTLQYIRDQLDTIEEGIKQSWVDVQSAVGLLDYLSCMTSEGATSKSSPSDESIDELFTIFDDVRRTAVNITDTILNFIGTRAVFWDMRDLLLFSLYRTSVESARMEIFIPTIEQVLDQVCDLIVDVLRDRVVLRVFQACMDSFGSYWMEVHPAHFWRQM